A genome region from Chryseobacterium indicum includes the following:
- a CDS encoding SusC/RagA family TonB-linked outer membrane protein, with protein MLKFINIFAFVKILKTVNMNVKLKVLTIGAIFFLGEVVSAQQKRKDTISTKEIEEVVVVAYGKQKKETVIGSNVQIGSDNFKDRPVTNVANAIDGAAPGIQVSAGSGQPGSLPAIRIRGFSSISAGNNPLYVVDGVIYNGSVSAINSLDVESINVLKDAASTSLYGSSAANGVILITTKKGRKGRDVVNFSLQTGISQRGVSEYDRVGISDYYLLNWEALRNGRLTTGASATTALANTWASDNLIGNLGVNVYRNVANNAVVVNGVVTGDQTLKYNDFDWSKPLFKTGLRQSYDLSYAGGGEKTTYFASLGYLNDQGYLVKSGLERFTARLNVESQLRSWVKVGINLAATNTKTENSYNGADNNSAIINPYRFSRSIGPIYSPYSHNADGSNIFDSNGDKVYEWLGARGANASPGRNAIYERILNSDITRANNITSRVFADFKLLKELKLSIIGGYDLRNAYNREYQNNILGDAAPAGAASRTSENTYSVNFIQLLNYTKKFGSHNIDVLLGHENNKYTFESFYGYKQGQVGANNDDLVNFITPTSLTSYTDTYNKEAFFARANYDFNEKYLLSGSIRRDASSRFAPDKRWNTFWSAGAGWRVNKESFMDNFKFIDEFKLRSSYGEVGNDQGIGFYAYQTLFEYNNNAGLPGVVFGTQADPNITWESNNQFDLGLDFAFLNRRIRGSVEWYKRETDGLLFNVPVPMSAGVPSNNVFRNVGAMYNKGIEASLTLGIINGEKGGWDLTINASTLKNQISKMPNGQPEIISGSKKLMEGRSIYDYWLRQWYGVDPSNGDGLFLLDPALASAPVAGQDKQINGVWVTNRAARAKYDFSDSAIPDVFGSINNEFRYKNFTLSALVTYQIGGKINDTNYALIMTGYPQGRALHADALNRWQNPGDVTDVPRFDSSLASQYDVASTRWLVDASFINLRNVTLGYKFGEDVTKTLGFSRLDMFISGENLYIKTKRKGLEPQENFSGETTNRFTPARIFSFGVNASF; from the coding sequence ATGTTAAAATTTATTAACATATTTGCTTTTGTTAAAATATTAAAAACTGTTAATATGAATGTGAAATTAAAAGTGCTTACTATTGGAGCTATTTTCTTTTTGGGAGAAGTAGTGTCGGCTCAACAGAAGAGGAAAGATACTATATCTACAAAAGAGATAGAAGAAGTAGTAGTAGTTGCTTATGGAAAGCAAAAAAAGGAAACTGTCATTGGTTCAAATGTACAGATTGGAAGTGACAATTTCAAAGATAGACCAGTAACGAATGTTGCAAATGCAATAGATGGTGCAGCTCCTGGTATTCAGGTTTCTGCAGGATCTGGACAGCCAGGTTCATTGCCTGCAATCAGAATCAGAGGTTTTTCCTCTATTAGCGCAGGTAATAATCCTTTGTATGTAGTTGATGGAGTGATTTACAATGGTTCTGTTTCTGCAATAAATTCATTGGATGTCGAATCTATTAATGTCTTAAAAGATGCAGCTTCTACATCTTTATACGGTTCTTCTGCTGCAAATGGAGTGATATTGATTACTACAAAGAAGGGACGAAAAGGCAGAGATGTGGTTAATTTTTCTTTACAGACAGGTATTTCTCAAAGAGGAGTTTCTGAGTACGACAGAGTAGGAATTTCAGATTATTACTTATTAAATTGGGAAGCTCTTAGAAATGGGAGATTAACTACCGGTGCGAGTGCTACAACAGCTCTAGCGAATACTTGGGCAAGTGACAATTTAATTGGAAATCTTGGTGTAAATGTCTACAGAAATGTTGCAAATAATGCTGTAGTTGTAAATGGTGTTGTTACTGGTGATCAGACTCTTAAATATAATGATTTTGACTGGTCTAAACCCTTATTTAAAACAGGACTTAGACAGAGTTATGATTTAAGTTACGCAGGAGGAGGTGAAAAAACTACATATTTTGCTTCTTTAGGATACTTAAATGATCAAGGCTATTTAGTGAAATCTGGACTGGAAAGATTTACTGCAAGATTAAATGTTGAATCACAACTTAGATCTTGGGTAAAAGTTGGAATTAATTTAGCAGCTACTAATACAAAAACTGAAAATAGTTACAATGGAGCTGATAATAATTCCGCAATTATTAATCCATATCGTTTTTCTAGGTCAATTGGACCTATCTATAGCCCATATTCGCATAATGCAGACGGTAGTAATATTTTTGATTCTAATGGTGATAAAGTATATGAATGGCTAGGAGCAAGAGGAGCTAATGCGAGTCCAGGAAGAAATGCGATATATGAAAGAATATTAAATAGTGATATTACAAGAGCTAATAATATAACATCCAGAGTTTTTGCTGATTTTAAATTATTAAAAGAACTTAAACTATCTATTATCGGAGGTTATGATCTTAGAAATGCATACAATAGAGAATATCAAAATAATATTTTAGGAGATGCGGCACCTGCTGGCGCTGCTTCAAGAACAAGTGAGAATACGTATTCTGTGAACTTTATTCAATTGTTGAATTATACTAAAAAATTTGGTTCTCACAATATTGATGTGCTATTAGGACATGAAAATAACAAATATACTTTTGAATCTTTTTATGGCTATAAACAAGGACAGGTTGGAGCTAATAATGATGATTTAGTAAACTTCATTACTCCTACTTCATTAACTTCATATACAGACACTTACAATAAAGAAGCTTTTTTTGCAAGAGCAAATTATGACTTTAATGAAAAATATCTTTTATCAGGATCTATTAGAAGAGATGCTTCTTCTAGGTTTGCACCAGATAAAAGATGGAATACTTTTTGGTCGGCGGGTGCTGGCTGGAGAGTAAACAAAGAGTCTTTTATGGATAATTTTAAATTTATTGATGAGTTTAAATTAAGATCTTCATATGGAGAAGTAGGAAATGATCAAGGGATTGGCTTTTATGCATATCAGACTTTATTTGAGTATAATAATAATGCAGGTTTACCAGGGGTAGTTTTTGGAACACAGGCGGATCCAAATATCACTTGGGAAAGTAATAATCAATTTGATTTAGGTTTAGATTTCGCTTTTTTAAATAGAAGAATAAGAGGATCTGTAGAGTGGTATAAGCGAGAAACTGATGGATTGTTATTTAATGTTCCAGTTCCAATGAGTGCTGGAGTTCCAAGTAATAATGTCTTTAGAAATGTTGGTGCTATGTATAATAAAGGTATCGAAGCTTCCCTTACCTTGGGCATTATAAATGGTGAAAAAGGTGGATGGGATCTTACAATTAATGCTTCAACCCTGAAAAACCAGATTTCAAAAATGCCAAATGGGCAACCGGAAATTATATCAGGATCAAAAAAATTAATGGAAGGAAGATCTATCTATGATTATTGGTTAAGACAGTGGTATGGTGTAGACCCTTCAAATGGCGATGGCCTATTCTTATTAGACCCAGCTTTGGCTTCTGCTCCTGTCGCAGGTCAGGATAAGCAAATAAATGGTGTTTGGGTCACCAACAGAGCTGCCAGAGCAAAATACGATTTTTCCGATTCTGCTATTCCTGATGTGTTCGGAAGTATAAATAATGAATTTAGATATAAAAACTTCACATTATCAGCATTAGTTACGTATCAAATAGGAGGAAAGATCAATGATACTAATTATGCACTAATTATGACTGGTTATCCCCAAGGGAGAGCCTTGCATGCTGATGCACTTAATCGTTGGCAAAACCCAGGTGACGTTACAGATGTTCCAAGATTCGATAGTTCATTGGCATCACAGTATGATGTTGCCTCTACCAGATGGTTAGTTGATGCTTCATTTATTAATCTTAGAAATGTTACATTAGGATATAAGTTTGGTGAAGATGTTACTAAGACACTCGGTTTTAGCAGATTGGATATGTTTATTAGTGGCGAAAATCTGTACATAAAAACTAAGAGAAAGGGATTGGAGCCGCAAGAAAACTTTTCAGGAGAAACTACAAATAGATTTACTCCGGCCAGAATATTCAGTTTTGGTGTAAATGCATCTTTCTAA
- the infB gene encoding translation initiation factor IF-2 has product MPKIRLNKAVKEFNISMSRLVEFLQSKGIEVESNPNAQLEEAAYSALEAEFAKDGEQRKASHEVVITKVPEEKLEIEEKKTPEVIRAKANKPETKILGKIDLEPKKPEVEEVPAPKPQPVVEEKKEEVAPAPEVKATPEKQEFKVLDKIDLSQIESRNRPVKKDKPKAEEKKEEEKPVAKPAEPVKETPQPVVAEKPVTKPAEEKTAEPAKAEEESQEPQKIETVYQKLDGPKIVGEKIDLTQFAPKPGAGAKKKRKRIEKPGGGNQQGGNNNQQGGSNQGQGNRPQGQGGQGGNRFGNNQGGQGNRPQGQGGQGNRPQGQGGQGGNRFGNNQGGQGNRPQGQGGQGGNRGGFNRGGQGGNRPGQRTMPVELTDEQVKNQIKETLEKLTNKGGKSKSAKHRKDKRNFRREQDERQQEIDAADRTLKVTEFITVGELASLMNVSPTEVISACFSLGVMVTMNQRLEADTLLLVADEFGYKIEFSDADLEDTDSEDDIDNEEDLLPRAPIVTVMGHVDHGKTSLLDYIRKTNVIAGESGGITQHIGAYNVKLENGQRITFLDTPGHEAFTAMRARGAQVTDIAIIVIAADDDVMPQTKEAISHAQAAGVPMIIAINKVDKPNANPDNIRQQLSGMNILVEEWGGNVQAQEISAKFGNNVDVLLEKVLLQAELLELKANPDRSANGVVIEASLDKGRGYVATMLVQTGTLRVGDYVVAGKNHGKVKALLDERGKNLSEAGPSIPATILGLDGAPTAGDKFRVYADESEGKAIANKREQLQRELSIRTKKHTTLEELGRRIALGEFKELNIILKGDVDGSVEALSDQLQRLSTEEISVKILHSGVGQITESDINLAAASDAIIIGFNVRAGANAKDLADREEIEIRTYSVIYKAIDEVKEAMEGMLSPEIQEQVIGNVEIREVFKISKVGTIAGCMVLTGKVTRQSKVRLLRDGIVKFDGELESLKRFKDDVKEVTKGYECGLNLKGYNDIEQGDVLEVYEEVAVKKKLK; this is encoded by the coding sequence ATGCCAAAAATTAGATTAAATAAAGCGGTTAAGGAATTCAATATTTCGATGTCCAGATTAGTAGAATTTTTACAGTCAAAAGGCATTGAGGTTGAAAGCAATCCTAACGCTCAATTAGAAGAAGCGGCATATTCTGCATTGGAGGCTGAGTTTGCCAAGGACGGCGAACAGCGTAAAGCTTCCCATGAGGTGGTGATCACGAAAGTTCCGGAAGAAAAACTGGAAATTGAAGAAAAGAAAACCCCTGAAGTAATAAGAGCTAAAGCTAACAAACCGGAAACTAAAATTTTAGGTAAAATAGATTTAGAACCTAAAAAACCTGAAGTGGAAGAAGTTCCGGCTCCAAAACCACAGCCTGTGGTGGAAGAGAAAAAAGAAGAAGTTGCACCTGCTCCTGAAGTAAAGGCAACTCCTGAAAAGCAGGAATTTAAAGTTCTTGATAAAATAGATCTTTCCCAGATCGAATCCAGAAACAGACCTGTGAAAAAAGATAAACCAAAAGCGGAAGAGAAAAAAGAAGAAGAAAAACCTGTGGCTAAACCTGCAGAACCTGTAAAAGAAACTCCGCAGCCTGTTGTTGCTGAAAAACCGGTTACAAAACCAGCTGAAGAAAAAACGGCTGAACCTGCAAAAGCAGAAGAGGAGTCTCAGGAACCACAAAAAATTGAAACCGTTTATCAAAAACTTGACGGTCCTAAAATTGTTGGAGAAAAAATCGATTTAACTCAGTTTGCACCTAAACCTGGAGCAGGAGCTAAAAAGAAAAGAAAGAGAATTGAGAAACCGGGCGGAGGAAATCAGCAGGGTGGAAACAATAACCAACAAGGAGGAAGCAATCAGGGACAAGGAAACCGTCCTCAAGGACAGGGAGGTCAAGGTGGAAACCGTTTTGGAAATAACCAGGGCGGACAAGGAAACCGTCCTCAAGGTCAGGGGGGACAAGGTAACCGTCCTCAAGGACAGGGAGGTCAAGGTGGAAACCGTTTTGGAAATAACCAGGGCGGACAAGGAAACCGTCCTCAAGGTCAAGGGGGACAAGGTGGAAACAGAGGTGGATTCAACAGAGGCGGACAAGGAGGTAACAGACCGGGTCAAAGAACGATGCCTGTTGAGTTAACAGACGAACAAGTTAAAAACCAGATCAAGGAAACCCTTGAAAAATTAACCAATAAAGGAGGTAAATCTAAATCTGCAAAACACAGAAAAGATAAAAGAAACTTCCGTAGAGAACAGGACGAGCGTCAGCAGGAAATTGATGCGGCAGACAGAACATTAAAAGTAACAGAATTCATCACGGTTGGTGAATTGGCAAGTTTAATGAATGTGTCTCCTACAGAAGTAATTTCTGCTTGTTTCTCATTAGGTGTAATGGTTACCATGAACCAAAGGCTGGAAGCAGATACCTTATTATTGGTAGCTGATGAATTTGGTTATAAAATAGAATTCTCTGATGCAGATCTTGAAGATACAGATTCTGAAGACGACATCGATAACGAGGAAGATCTTCTCCCAAGAGCTCCGATCGTAACGGTGATGGGGCACGTAGACCACGGTAAGACTTCATTACTGGATTACATCAGAAAAACCAATGTAATCGCTGGTGAATCAGGAGGAATTACTCAGCATATTGGTGCTTACAACGTGAAACTGGAAAACGGACAAAGAATTACATTCTTAGATACACCGGGTCACGAAGCCTTTACGGCAATGAGAGCGAGAGGTGCACAGGTTACCGATATTGCAATTATCGTAATTGCTGCGGATGATGATGTAATGCCTCAGACAAAAGAAGCGATCTCTCACGCACAGGCTGCAGGAGTTCCAATGATTATCGCAATCAATAAGGTTGATAAACCGAATGCGAATCCTGATAACATCCGTCAGCAGCTTTCCGGAATGAATATTTTGGTAGAAGAATGGGGTGGAAATGTTCAGGCGCAGGAAATTTCAGCTAAATTTGGTAACAATGTCGATGTATTGCTTGAAAAAGTTTTATTACAGGCTGAATTACTTGAATTAAAGGCAAATCCTGATCGTTCAGCAAACGGAGTTGTTATTGAAGCTTCTCTGGATAAAGGTAGAGGTTATGTAGCAACCATGTTGGTGCAAACCGGAACTTTAAGAGTTGGTGATTATGTGGTAGCTGGTAAAAACCACGGTAAAGTAAAAGCTTTGCTTGACGAAAGAGGTAAAAATCTTTCAGAAGCAGGTCCTTCAATCCCGGCAACTATTTTAGGTCTGGACGGAGCGCCTACAGCGGGTGATAAATTCCGTGTTTATGCAGATGAAAGTGAGGGTAAAGCGATTGCCAACAAGAGAGAACAACTTCAGAGAGAACTTTCCATCAGAACCAAAAAACATACGACGCTTGAAGAATTGGGTAGACGTATTGCATTAGGAGAATTCAAGGAATTGAATATTATCCTTAAAGGTGACGTGGATGGTTCGGTAGAAGCATTGTCTGATCAGTTACAAAGATTATCAACAGAAGAGATCAGCGTGAAAATCCTTCACTCAGGTGTTGGACAGATCACAGAATCGGATATCAATTTAGCAGCAGCATCTGATGCAATTATTATCGGATTTAACGTAAGAGCCGGAGCAAATGCTAAAGATCTTGCGGACCGTGAAGAAATTGAAATCAGAACTTATTCTGTAATCTATAAAGCGATTGATGAGGTAAAAGAAGCAATGGAAGGGATGCTTTCTCCTGAAATTCAGGAGCAGGTTATCGGTAATGTTGAAATTCGTGAAGTGTTCAAAATTTCTAAAGTGGGAACCATTGCAGGTTGTATGGTTCTTACCGGAAAAGTTACCAGACAGTCTAAAGTACGTTTGCTAAGAGACGGTATCGTGAAATTCGATGGTGAACTTGAAAGTTTAAAACGTTTCAAAGACGACGTAAAGGAAGTAACGAAAGGTTACGAATGTGGATTGAACCTGAAAGGCTACAATGATATTGAACAAGGCGACGTTCTTGAAGTTTATGAAGAAGTTGCTGTGAAGAAAAAGTTAAAATAA